In the genome of Oncorhynchus nerka isolate Pitt River linkage group LG4, Oner_Uvic_2.0, whole genome shotgun sequence, the window ccttctatgaactgtaattcagtaaaatctaaaaattgttgcatgttgcgtttatatttttgttcagtatagttgccATGTAACAATAAGGAACATTTGGCCAAGCAAAGAATGCACAAGACTTAGGTAATAAATAAATGTTACTCGTGTACCCGTGTTACATCTAGATCACTTCCCAATGTGTTACTTTTaaagtaatgtaaatgtaaagcacTAGCACACTTTTTCCAACAAAACCAGAGttcctattggacaaattcaagtaGGTCCCTCCGTTTCATTCAGTTTGCTCCATTTGTTTTGTTTGGCTCTTAAAACAGTTTCCGTTGCAAGATGTAATGAATACATCCTAGAACTCTTACACTTTGGAGCAGTTTAGATTGAACAGTTGGACATTGCACTTCATAAAATCACCTTTTATACATCTTAAATAGGTTCTCCATGCACAAAGAACAGAACTTTAAGACACAAATAAAATGAACACAATACCATATGATGTAGATATAAATAAAGAGAAATATAGAACACAGCTGCAAAAAACAACACTTTGCTCAATGTTACATGCAGGTTATGTCTTAGGCGGATAGAAAATAAGAATGAAGAAAATCTGTGTAGTAAACCAAAAATGCACGTTTGGAAACTGATAAGTCCAGTAAAGTCCATGAACTCACTGAGGATGGTTCTTGTCTTCGTTGTATACCTTGTTGTTTGGCGTGGTACAGTATATCATGGTACAGTATATCATGGTACAGTATATCAAGCATGGTACAGTATATCAAGCACGGTACAGTATATCATGGTACAGTATATCAAGCACGGTACAGTATATCATTGAGCTATTGTGATAAGGTGGTTGAGATGCCAGTGTGGTCAGTATGTAAGTAAGTAACAATATAGAGTGGATTCCACTGAGACACAGATAAGGAACAAGTCCCTAAGTCAACTACTGTTGATCTCATCTCGCTCCTCTGttgccctccacctcccctccagaCCCCTTGGTCCTCCAGACCCCCTGTTCTTCACAGAGACAATAGGCTGGAATGCAGAACAGGGGAGGATACACTGGGGTTGGGTGGGATGTGGTGTTGAGCAGGGGGAActgttgtgtgtgcatgttaaAGCAGGGTGGTTGTGTGTTGCGATTGTCTGAGAGCGCATTAAGAAAAGAGGTTAGGCAGCACCAGAAGAAGCTATAAATATCCACTGGCGACATTTACGAAAATCTAAAGTCAAgccggaggaagggagagggaaaaTAGCGAAAGCACAACTACTGCCATACAATCAGACAACCATAAAGCCacttaaaaacagataaacaaaacaaaatgctgGACAACAGAGCAATCCAAAAGGAATGCATGATGAACCCACATCACATCCATGCAGTTCTAACCTGCTGCAGTGAGCGGTCAGGGCTGGAATGTACTGGGCTAGGCCAGACCAGGAACCAACCAGAACCAAACTGGACCAGGCCAACACATCAGAAAGCAGAGAAGAGTTCATGACGTAGACCTGGTGTGTGCGTTCTGTCCTGGTAGAGATACACtcaaatatattggcacccttgcatGATTCACTATGTTTTTTAAGATAAGTtgacatttaaaaaacatttggTGTACACACATGAATTTGTTTTATTTACAACTGCACAGGACCAAtacattttttcttcttctaaaaTTGAGAGATTGTTCACTTCAAAGTAAAAAAAGATAGCCTGGACTAAATTATAAAAAATTAATTTGGCTGGTTGGAAGCAATTATCTTGTTTACGGTGTCATTTCTCTCACCCGTGGTAAGTTGCAGGTGCCTTAAGGGTAAGACATATCCATTCAACCAGTTTTGAAAAGAGAAAACAGAACATTCTGCGCCATTGTAAAGTGTgagggtgccaatatatttgacTTAATTTGTAAGTAGGTAGGGTAGGGAGCTGGGACGatgtggaggggagagaagggggggggggggagtttggTGTCTTGGACAGGAAAATGAGGAGGGAGGTTGTTCATGTTTAGTGGCGCAAGGAGGGCCCGTTGCTCTGGGTTACGGGGGCAGAGCCAGAGATGTCTAGGAAGACGGAGCGCATGAGGTCGTAGGACTTGTCGGAGAGGTCGGCCACGTTGTCTGACGTCATGCCCTTCGTCTCAATCTTCGGAAGGATCTTCAGTGTGATGGTCCCTTGTTAGAGCATAGCATGGCATAAATATCATCGTAAACATCATCACAACAACAACCCTCATCATCGTGTCTGCATGGAAGCAAAGGACAACTTCTTTTGATAAATAATATCATAAGCCATTAATGTCAAGAGTAGCTGTGGATAACACCTTTTCAATATGAACTACAAACATCTGTACCCGAGTTGAACTGCTTTTCTTTCCGTAGATAGAAGTTACTGTAGGAGGAGAACACGATGGGAATGATAGGAGCCTGGAACAGAGACagaagcaagaaagagagagaagcaagaAATAGAATTACCATGACAGTTCATTCCACATTCGATATAAGCCCAGGGTACCAAAATACCATTATTATTTCCAAGATCACAAACCAACAAGTATAATCTACTTTTTAAGGATGCTTCCCTCCCTCAGGCAAGACAAAGACAAACATgaacacacagacaaagacatgCATGGctgactggcctacacagactGTCTGTACACACATctatgggcacacacacacatgcaccatcTCCTCCAGCCCTGCAGAGGCAGACCTAGAGATATCGTTAGCTCTGCATTGGAGTACAACAGTCATGTGTTAATGATATGGGAAACTCAAACATACACCATTCTGCAGAGATCTACTATACAGATTAGGGTTTTGAATTGACCCTTCTGTAGACCAGAGATTCCTCAGATATTTCTGTGTTAGTTAATATGGACCAGCAGGTCTTGGTTACTGTGTTCCGTCTGTTTCTCAGATCTATCCACTGATACACATCCTTTGAGCATGCAGGCGCACAAGGCCTACATTGAATACAGGctatacagacagactgtacaataaacacacacacacttcgacGCCTCATAACCTGGAGTGAACCTGCGGTGTCGGTCTGGCTCTGTTTCATGTAACGTTATTCTTTACATTTATTTcacctgtctcccttcctcagtCTTTCATTCTCCCCAACACTCATCCGATATCACCCTCCATCTATAACCTTAGAAACCCTTTCCATTAggctctctgggtctctctctcccactgtattGCTCCCTCGGTCTTtgcttctctcagtctctcttactccctttgTCTTCCATCTGTGTCAAAGGTAGTGAAAATGTCCTCTGCAATTCATATGATGTTCAGTCAGTCTCAATGCTAGGTTGTTAGGTCCCCCTTGTGAACACTGGAATAgaggcatgcacgcacacacacacggccctGTGGCTCACTTGCGCTTGCACTGCCAGGTGGAAGGCTCCCTTCTTGAAGGGCAACAGGTCGCCCCTCTGGTTCCGCGTACCCTCCGGGAACACCCACAGACGGATCTACAGGGGGCAAAGGTTAGGGGTCAAAGGTGAGGCCTATGTGGAAGCATGGAAACAGTATTTAAATATCAGTGGTGGAGAAAGGTCTGGACACTAAACCAGAaataaacatagaaaaacaagTTACAAGTATTCAAAACTTGGGTTAAGTTTCAGGATATACTGGCTTGGGAATTAAATTACATttgtttaatacatttttatGATCTAACAGTATGTCACTCCCTGACATCATACATTATTGGGCTTTCAGAATGGAGTTAGTCGTTAGATTGGAAGGCTCCAGAGCACAGCGCGGGTTTACGAATTAATCTGGTCCAATAGATTAGTCCTGTTGATTTACCTGGTCATCCAGCATGGTCTTGGCAGCTTCGGCCATGACACTCTTGGCGTCTCGTGTCTTCTTGCGGTTGATAAAGACGATGCCGCCCAGCCAGCACACGATGCCCACAGTGCCAGCGTACACCAGCTCCTTCTTGGCAACCATGGTGCAGCGATCTGGGAGGACCTCCATTAGACCTGGGGGTTGGAAAGGATCTGTTAGTGGATCTGTTACAGGACCTCCATTAGACCTGAGGGAGAACATGATCTTCGAGAAGATCTAGACTATTAGATCTGTCaggcatttacacaggcagcccaatatTTTTTCACTAATTAGTCTTTGGACCACTCAGATCAGCACTGAAAAAGAGCTGATGTGAAAAGATGTGttttgattggtcaaaagaccaattagtgaaaaaaatataaaaattgggctgcctgtgtaaatgaagCATTCAAGGATCTTTTAGATCTGATTGCTGGGATATTTCATCTGTATGAAATCGTCATCATGTGGGGTTGAATCTAAAACTTAAGAACCAACCATGTATGTAACTGAATTAACAGTTTTGCACAAGGATTTCATTGGCACCACTGAAtgatttggaatgagactaatacCCTGACTACACCGCTCACGTTGCTTGCGCGAGCGtggcaaaatacatttagaaatctgttattcaattattgcacccactgctcgcgagcgtctgcgttgccaagggctaagaTAGAAGTCCTTTCTAATtgtgctgcaagtcctgcctctcccatctcctcattggtttatagaagcaggtacccacgtgccatctcctcattggttatacccacatgggtgtttgaaagatgaactgtgttgtcggtcgtcgtggtaatactatgacagtttagatgccaatcaccatataaattcaaagatgaaaaagcctggaaggaggagagatgactagaaactatTCGGTTTAcctttttatgtgtggattaattgtcagaatagaggaccttgtgcatttcaggtaaaataacaactcaatgtttatatccaatgacaaattagctagcaacagcaagctagctaaataggacaaattagctagcaagtgcaagctaactagctaaatttccataaatgtttaatgcttttcgtcctgtccccaaatgaaatgtaattggttcagagtttgttttgatattttaacctgcgtgtcgtgatcgcgtttggtgtagggggacaaaataaatggatGCAAGAttgccggtttgggttccgtgttaggcCTTAAAGGCCCAAGTCTAATAATCAGACCACTGTGCATTAAAAACAAATGAatcaaaatgttattggtcacgtacacatactATCAAAAGGTGCAGCGAAATACTTATGTTTCtatcttcaacagtgcagtaacacCGAAGAATACAAACAAATCCCCAAAATAAAAAGAAATTAAGAAACATCAGAaggagcaatgtcagagtctggaATATGTAAGGGATTATCAATGAGGGGATGTGTGTTTTATGGAAAATAATGAACGTAGAAGGTTTGTTCCACAACGTACTAACGGAGTGGATCTAACCATCCACAGAGTTGCATTACTTTCCAGAGGACGCATAGCCCCTtgttgattatcccttacataTTCCAGACTCTTAAATTACAGCCATGGTACAATGTCACATTTgcacagttcatataaagaaatcagtcaattgaaataaattcattaggccttggattcagtctatggatttcacattactgggaatacagatttgcATCTGATgttcacatacagtaccagccaaaagtttggacacctactcattcaaagattTTTCATGGCAACCATGTTGCAGAGATCAAACCCAatcgagatggtttgggatgagttggaccaccgagtgaaggaaaagcagccaacaagtgctcagcatatgtaggaactacTTCAAGACGGTTGTAAAAGcaatccaggtgaagctggttgagagaatgccaagctgtcaaaggcaaagggtggctactttgaagaatctcaaatatattttgatttgtttaacacttttttggttaacatgattcaatatgtgttatttaatagtttcgATGTCGTCACTACTCTTCTATAGTGTAGAAAACATgaaaaataaggaaaaacccttgaatgagtaggtgtgcccaaacttttgactggtaccttATTTTTGTGGATTGTCCAACATTGGAGCATGTTTGGAATGGGGGTGTGTAAGTTACAAAACACATGTAAAAGGgtcatattttattttttatgattGTATTGCCCATGTGACCCAATAAAAgtgtttatttaatacatttgcaaaaatgtataaaaacctgttttcgctttttcattatggggtcttgtgtgtagattgttgaggaaaacattttatttaatcaattttagaatagggctgtaacgtaacagtgtggaaaaagtcaaggagtctgaatactttccaaatgcactgtatgattgttgtgtgtgtgtgtgtgtgtgtgtgtagaaaaaATATGAATTGACAAGGTGTGTACAACAGTagctatataggatgagccttgactagaatacagtatatacaagaccttcagaaagtattcatacccctggacttattccacatggttgttttacagcctgaattaaaaattgatcaaataaatctcacccatctacacacaatacctcatgacAAAGtgacaaaatatacattttttcaaaatgaaatatagaaatataaCTTAGTTAAGTTCTCCCACCCCTTTGatatgacactccaaattgaattcaggtgcatccaatttcctttgatcatccttgagatccaCTTGTCGCCAATTCAATTGCTTGGACATGAATTAGAAAGAAACATACCcatctacataaggtcccacagttgatagcgcatgtcagagcagaaactataccaaGTCCAGGGAACTGTCCTCAGATCTACGAGATTGTAATTAtgcatatctggggaagggtatacaCATTTCTAGAGCATTTTCAAAATGcagatctttaaaaaaaaaatctgcatttCAAACCATTTCACATGCGCTTTATGTTAGAATTCAAGTGTGATCAGGAGCGCGCAACTAATGTTCTCCTCCACAAAAAAATGCATTAGCGCAACACATTAGgcagaaaaaataaataattttcatcagatgacagaaGTGCAATGCTATTTGCCTAGCAGCTACACAAGTAAATGAGCTTACAATGAAAAAGCAAGGTATTTTTTGCTAAAACTATGCAAGGCCAACAAATGTACAacgtttatcatagaaagaatgtagccagctacatttcctaatgttaATCTTGCATTTAGCAGAGTAAAGTAGGCTACACCGAGAAAATAACTTTGACTGATGTGTGAGCGCTGTCTGCATGTTCGTGAATTCTCATTGGAGTGCAAATGTATCTAATGCCAAGCAGAAATCACAAGAAGCATTTTAGATCTGCGTTTACAAAATGCAGCAATATATTTCATATGCATATTTCTTATGCACGATAAACACAGAATTCTGTGTTAACCCGACCCCGGTAGTGTGCCTAGAGCTGGTCTTcagaccaaactgagcaaccgggcaagaaggaccttggtcagggaggtgaccaagaacccaatgaccactgacagaactacagagctgtttggctgagatgggagaacctgccagaaggacaacagtctctacagcacttcaccaatctggacTTTATGGgaaagtggccagacagaagccactcctgagaaaaagacATGACAGCACGCAAGATAAGTCAAAAATGCCTGTGGTCTTATGAGACAAAAttgtaactctttggcctgaaggcAAAGCGCAATGTCTGGAGAAAACCCATGAAGCGTGgtagtagcagcatcatgctatgtggacgcttttcagcagcagggactgggagactggtaaggccAGAGGAAATAATGAAGATCCAGCCAAATCCTAGATGAGAACCTGTTTCATAGTGCAAAAGACCTTAGACTGGGGCCAAGATTtgcattccaacaggacaatgatcacAAGCAACACagccaaagcaatgctggaattgcttcagaacaagaatgtgaaagtccttgagtggcccagccaaagcccagacttgaatcccattaaaaatctgtggaaagacttcaAGATTGCTAATCACCCCATATAACGTAACAGAGCTTGAAAAATGGGAGGAAATCCAgatgggtatgtctgtatcagctttgcacaagatgactcaaagctgtagttgctgccaaaggtgcttctacaaagcacTGACTCCGGGGTGtcgatacttatgtaaattagatatttctgtattcacTTCGTCATTATGAGGTAGTGTGCAGATGGCTGGGGGGAAATTGAATCATTTGAAATTCAGaatgtaacacaaaatgtggaagaagtcaaggggtatgaatacttgctgaagtgggtaaaacagtatgttaacattattaaagtcaccagtgttcaatgactatgtacataggggcagcagtctaaggtgcagagtagagtaggtggtagccagctagtaacagtgactaaattcagggcagggtactgggcggaggctggctagtggtgactatttaacagtctgatggcctggagatagccgtttttcagtctctcggtcccagctttgatgcacctgtacagtctgccttctggatggtagctggtgaacaggccgtggctcgggtggctgaggtccttgatgatcttctttgcCTTCCTGtggctgtagatgtcctggagggcaggcagtttgcccctggtgatgtgttaggctgaccgcaccaccctctggagagccctgctgttgttggtaatcacactgttgagtcagtggtctgaTCAGTCGACTTCACCCTTTAATGCACAGCGGTCTGATTATTATTGTGAGGAAATCTCTGACCTTGAATGGTGTTCTCTCACCTATCTCACCTTATCTCACACTAGCCTTACGAAGTCACAGTTAATACGTCATCTATTTGCAGGGCTCTACAACTGACCTTTTTTACAAGGAGCACATGTGAGCCTAAGTTGAAAAATGTAGACAAAGAAATTAGGAGCACAATGAAACATTTGAAATATTAAAGGGTAGGTAGTAAGGCTGGGCAATATGAACTAAATATATCACAAAATGTTTGATATGTGACAGGATTTTATGTTTCTGAATAATAAAAGTTCTAAATATGCTGTATGAATTGTTCACAAATGATTAAATGGGGCTTTCTCCATATATACACTTTTTAATCCaactcaaaaatatatatatattcagcaTTTTCAATCAATCGCTGCATTTCTATTATCATTTTCACACGTTGGCAAAAAATATACATTCCCAGTTAATTGGTGATCTGTTGTAAATATGATTATTCTAATTAAATAGTTGGAATATCGTGGGGAGGACCAATGAATAAATGAGGGAGGAATtattgacagggtaggaaccaaagtgttggtcaaTGTTTCCAGGTGACCCTTActtcatgtagctagctagctatccagcCAACATATCCAGCCTATTTCTCTCTGATAAGATACCGTTGCACAAACATGCGCCAGCACCAAGCCAAGGTAGAAAAATCTACAAAACTCCCATAGCCTACTTCACAGAGAACATGCCGAAAAGTTCAAACAAAAAGGAAAACAGACGAGGTACTACACAAAGAGAAAGCAGGCATGATTCTCTTACATTTTGAACTCACGGCAAGATAGCACCAGAGCCTGCCTTACTAGATAACAGCCTCAAAGCCATAAATAGCATGAGGTGTGGCTAACGTAAGCCACCTTGAGCTAGCTACCAAGCTAGCCTACGAACTATGTAGCCACAGTAGATCTTCCATACGACGTTGAGAAAGAGTGCATTGTGGGTAGTTTAGAAGTGATCTGGAAATAAGTTAATATGTAATAACCCCAAAACATACCTGTTTGTACTTATAGGTAACCAGATTGTGACTATAACTAAGTTACTACGTCTTTGACCACACTATTACATTGGTGGGTAAAAACATGCTACCTACCCTTTAAAGCTAGAATGGTGCTCCTAAATCAATTTCAGGTCGCACAGCAAAAATATTTAGGCACATAGGTTGAGCAAAATGATcacactgtagagccctgtattTGTTTGAGGTGGCTGATTACAATCAGTAAAGTTTTGCATTTGATTGGTCTGGAATTTGGTACTGGGTCAAGTCGCCATGCCTTGTAGTGAGTTATAGGGCTGTCGCCGACAAAAAAtaaaatcttggtcgaccaagagTCGTCTGTTCCTTCGACGAATCGACTGTTCATTAAACTTGTATTTTTCGATATGTAAACACACCCTATgcgttttaataaaatcaactatatgtaggctacggagcttgtctgatgctttaagcagaCGTCATTATTTCAATCAGACACACAAAGGACTCAAGAGGGAGCCAGAAATCAAGATAGCCAAACCAGAAGAAAAAAAACCCGTTCCCGACCCACCTCTTCCAGCTGCTGCTTGCCTTCGCAAATTCTGTCATTAGGCTACTGAAGTGGCCGCTAATAGGCTACACCAGGGTTCGGCAACCTTTTCCCATTTGGAGTGCCAATGCAAACTGGTGAGGGCCCAAAAAGGTGACACTTTTTTCACACTGAAACATGCAAACAAATCCCAGGTTAACTAATTAAACAAAGAATATGAAAAAtacaagagggcaacagtacttgtgcaaagtttcagaatgataacttccaaaatgagtgtgctacatgacatttatcatgaaatcacccaggtgtcccacacgagtagcccaaatgtacccaagtggccaaattggtgaaggtatacattttgaaacaaataactatatacaaaatattctaacaccccccccccccctcccccaaaaatgGAGGGAAAATCATGGGGGGGGggaatggatatatatatatatatatacacacatacacacacatttacaaaataacatgggtaa includes:
- the LOC115120472 gene encoding 1-acyl-sn-glycerol-3-phosphate acyltransferase alpha-like isoform X1 produces the protein MDALLVFLLLLVPLLLWTSSTSVFYFKKCFYVAYMMILAAIAILLSILKSGGRDIENMRVIRALVRHVKYFLGLRFDVSGLEHLQTEGPYVIISNHQSSLDVLGLMEVLPDRCTMVAKKELVYAGTVGIVCWLGGIVFINRKKTRDAKSVMAEAAKTMLDDQIRLWVFPEGTRNQRGDLLPFKKGAFHLAVQAQAPIIPIVFSSYSNFYLRKEKQFNSGTITLKILPKIETKGMTSDNVADLSDKSYDLMRSVFLDISGSAPVTQSNGPSLRH
- the LOC115120472 gene encoding 1-acyl-sn-glycerol-3-phosphate acyltransferase alpha-like isoform X2 — protein: MDALLVFLLLLVPLLLWTSSTSVFYFKKCFYVAYMMILAAIAILLSILKSGGRDIENMRVIRALVRHVKYFLGLRFDVSGLEHLQTEGPYVIISNHQSSLDVLGLMEVLPDRCTMVAKKELVYAGTVGIVCWLGGIVFINRKKTRDAKSVMAEAAKTMLDDQIRLWVFPEGTRNQRGDLLPFKKGAFHLAVQAQAPIIPIVFSSYSNFYLRKEKQFNSGTDVCSSY